One window of Drosophila busckii strain San Diego stock center, stock number 13000-0081.31 chromosome 3L, ASM1175060v1, whole genome shotgun sequence genomic DNA carries:
- the LOC108600163 gene encoding uncharacterized protein LOC108600163 has protein sequence MFLFIRSPMGSLGNNMRAVRDRLGDEFVAKLDELHLNALRTGLVSRADLQEAYRKARDMDTNSNRLSLLWLLGIIFFILVATPVFYETISFLLGVRCFLPNNNLVLEATRPIIDCAFCKSVSAPLILNNLTREQFSSYAYSSLPIIVKKAVAHWPAQHSLNYSYIKELYNRVPGSLDAVCQFQHFSSDLKTLRDVFKMSPKRADMSEGAPWFVGWSVCQPTVLAELRKLYPRPHFLPVDAEMPNTDFILMGYEQGAVMHLDYIPRLMWQAQLQGNKSWFLSPAPECDHQCQSFFFYVEPGDAVLVDTRIWYHANTIPRGQFSLTIQSEYG, from the exons ATGTTTTTg TTCATCAGAAGTCCCATGGGCTCGCTGGGCAATAACATGCGGGCGGTGCGCGATCGTTTGGGAGATGAGTTTGTAGCCAAGCTGGACGAACTGCATCTGAACGCATTGCGAACGGGTCTTGTGTCAAGGGCCGATCTGCAGGAGGCTTACCGCAAAGCACGCGACATGGATACTAATTCAAATCGACTTAGTTTACTATGGCTACTTggcataattttctttattctGGTGGCAACTCCCGTTTTCTACGAAACCATATCGTTTCTACTTGGCGTGCGCTGTTTTCTGCCCAACAATAATCTAGTGCTAGAGGCTACACGTCCCATTATTGACTGCGCATTCTGCAAGAGCGTCTCGGCCCCATTAATTCTTAACAATCTCACCCGTGAGCAATTTTCTTCGTATGCCTACTCCTCACTGCCTATAATTGTGAAAAAAGCCGTTGCACATTGGCCGGCGCAGCACAGCCTCAACTATAGCTACATTAAGGAACTTTATAATAGAGTGCCTGGCTCACTGGATGCTGTCTGTCAGTTTCAGCACTTTAGCTCAGATCTCAAGACGCTCCGGGACGTCTTTAAAATGTCCCCGAAACGCGCTGATATGAGCGAGGGTGCGCCGTGGTTTGTCGGTTGGAGCGTGTGCCAACCAACAGTACTAGCTGAGCTCCGCAAGCTGTATCCTCGTCCACACTTTCTGCCTGTTGACGCCGAGATGCCCAACACCGACTTTATACTCATGGGCTATGAGCAGGGTGCTGTTATGCAT CTTGACTATATACCGCGACTGATGTGGCAGGCCCAGTTGCAGGGCAACAAAAGTTGGTTTTTATCGCCAGCGCCGGAATGTGATCACCAATGTCAGTCGTTCTTCTTCTATGTGGAGCCGGGTGACGCTGTTCTGGTAGACACCCGCATTTGGTATCACGCCAACACCATACCCAGAGGCCAGTTCTCGCTCACAATACAATCAGAATATGGCTAG
- the LOC108600164 gene encoding augmin complex subunit msd5 yields MAADFNFGEFSVKFKQTFGDEGVDMRELLIKKSVMKPADFFDNMQQNMQKVASTITPTRELGTVGEFAELFRELDTYPNNLQRVPKKRELQRTNSSILKGNESTDQASPHVSTSNVSLNNISRHVEQRTASEVYKDFRKFQENLRQLKGKVSAQEKPQAALAAMLSQLHNFVQQLEKLMPCELDAPDAFTESEQANLLAIAANMEQLNFLHDNKLSLSQLANPRDSDAAFARLETLVDVLNYTLRQISCYNSI; encoded by the coding sequence atggCGGCTGATTTCAACTTTGGTGAATTTTCcgtaaaatttaagcaaacgtTTGGCGATGAAGGTGTTGATATGAGAGAATTATTGATTAAAAAGTCAGTAATGAAGCCAGCTGACTTTTTCGACAATATgcagcaaaatatgcaaaaagtagCGTCGACTATCACACCGACCAGGGAACTTGGCACTGTTGGCGAGTTTGCCGAACTCTTCAGAGAACTGGATACTTACCCCAATAATCTGCAACGCGTGCCAAAAAAGCGTGAGCTACAGCGGACAAACTCCAGCATTCTCAAGGGTAACGAATCCACGGATCAAGCATCGCCGCACGTCAGCACCTCCAATGTGTCACTCAACAACATCAGCCGTCATGTGGAGCAGCGTACTGCCAGCGAGGTATACAAGGACTTTAGGAAATTCCAAGAGAACTTGAGGCAACTTAAGGGTAAGGTTTCAGCTCAGGAAAAGCCGCAGGCTGCTTTGGCGGCGATGCTATCTCAGCTACACAACTTTGTACAACAACTAGAGAAGTTAATGCCTTGCGAACTCGATGCGCCAGATGCATTCACCGAAAGCGAGCAGGCCAATCTACTGGCCATCGCTGCCAACATGGAGCAGCTCAATTTTTTGCACGACAACAAGCTTAGTCTTAGTCAGTTGGCGAATCCTAGAGACTCGGATGCAGCTTTCGCACGCCTTGAGACATTAGTCGATGTGCTCAACTACACGCTCAGGCAAATTAGTTGTTACAATAGCATTTAA
- the LOC108600166 gene encoding augmin complex subunit msd1, whose translation MSELLDEVTAVLEATRQTQDKAMVKIRDILDKSNSTLLHIESQNNLNSAYANDSQQQTNVYNLHPESQLALVKIFDNFQRIMGKYDKLQIYSAHNDCLVYRQRLENLESSARKLEVLYATVTQMKLDMEMHEQQKPIDQDDKENTDPED comes from the exons ATGTCGGAATTACTTGATGAAGTGACAGCGGTCCTTG AGGCAACACGCCAGACCCAAGATAAAGCGATGGTCAAGATACGCGACATATTGGATAAGTCAAATAGCACGCTGCTGCACATCGAgtcacaaaataatttaaacagtgcttatgcaaatgattcccaacagcaaacaaacgtATACAACTTGCATCCAGAATCTCAGCTGGCGCTGGTTAAGATATTTGATAATTTCCAACGAATTATGGGAAAATACGACAAATTGCAGATCTATAGTGCACACAACGATTGCCTGGTCTACAGACAACGTTTGGAGAACCTTGAGAGCAGCGCGCGTAAGCTGGAGGTTCTTTACGCTACAGTTACCCAGATGAAACTGGACATGGAAATGCACGAGCAGCAAAAACCAATCGACCAAGATGACAAAGAAAACACAGATCCAGAAGATTAA